In Myxococcus stipitatus, a single window of DNA contains:
- a CDS encoding class I SAM-dependent methyltransferase has protein sequence MSRKHQEEEVGRVYGEIASAYEALFPVLHRYEDRVERFLAEVVTRDSRVLDVGCGPGLHTRDLPPSVDVVGADLSPEMLELARRARPAGAWHAHSYYQPFPEEWGRFQVALAIGCLDFCDDLPRVLGNIASVLAPGGRALVTVLERRPEFEGHEDARYDVRTAGPSVTLHLYSFEETARALTDAGLRPRAYAHAPGWVQLTEQRTLWFGWWDVERL, from the coding sequence ATGTCGCGGAAGCACCAGGAGGAGGAGGTCGGGCGGGTCTATGGAGAAATCGCGTCCGCGTACGAGGCGCTCTTCCCGGTGCTGCACCGCTACGAGGACCGCGTGGAGCGCTTCCTCGCGGAGGTGGTGACGCGGGACAGCCGGGTGCTCGACGTCGGCTGTGGACCGGGGCTGCATACGCGGGACCTGCCGCCCTCCGTCGACGTGGTGGGCGCGGACCTGTCCCCGGAGATGCTGGAGCTGGCGCGCCGGGCACGGCCCGCCGGCGCGTGGCACGCCCACAGCTACTACCAGCCCTTCCCCGAGGAGTGGGGCCGCTTCCAGGTCGCGCTGGCCATCGGGTGTCTGGACTTCTGCGACGACCTGCCGCGTGTCCTGGGGAACATCGCGTCCGTGCTGGCGCCTGGAGGCCGCGCGCTCGTCACGGTGCTGGAGCGCAGGCCCGAGTTCGAGGGACACGAGGACGCGCGATACGACGTGCGGACAGCGGGCCCCTCGGTGACGCTGCACCTGTATTCCTTCGAGGAGACCGCGCGCGCCCTGACGGACGCGGGCCTGAGGCCTCGCGCGTATGCGCACGCGCCCGGCTGGGTGCAACTCACGGAGCAGCGGACCCTGTGGTTCGGCTGGTGGGACGTCGAGCGCCTCTAG
- a CDS encoding zinc ribbon domain-containing protein has translation MSMIQFTRNYTDRSNDYGFQFEFFCDKCGNGHMSPFIASTVGVASGLLRAAGSFFGGTIGRAAHAGTHLKDALRGQGWDDAYASAVEAGKQHFKNCTRCGKWVCPGSCWNASRGLCEACAPDLAEEAASIQAHVAVEQAREKARTVDHVAQLDMKSQRLAACPHCSAKVEGGKFCAECGKPLAALTTTCGRCGQEMPERAKFCPECGTARGG, from the coding sequence ATGTCGATGATCCAGTTCACGCGGAACTACACGGACCGCTCGAACGACTACGGCTTCCAGTTCGAGTTCTTCTGCGACAAGTGCGGCAACGGCCACATGTCGCCGTTCATCGCCAGCACGGTGGGCGTGGCGTCGGGGCTCCTGCGCGCGGCCGGCTCGTTCTTCGGCGGGACGATTGGACGCGCGGCGCACGCGGGCACGCACCTGAAGGACGCGCTGCGGGGCCAGGGCTGGGATGACGCCTATGCCTCCGCGGTGGAGGCGGGCAAGCAGCACTTCAAGAACTGCACCCGCTGTGGCAAGTGGGTGTGCCCCGGCTCGTGCTGGAACGCGTCTCGGGGCCTGTGCGAGGCCTGCGCGCCGGACCTCGCGGAGGAGGCGGCCTCCATCCAGGCGCACGTCGCGGTGGAGCAGGCGCGCGAGAAGGCGCGCACGGTGGACCACGTCGCCCAGCTGGACATGAAGTCCCAGCGCCTGGCCGCGTGTCCCCACTGCTCCGCGAAGGTGGAGGGTGGGAAGTTCTGTGCGGAGTGCGGCAAGCCGCTCGCCGCGCTGACGACGACCTGCGGGCGCTGCGGCCAGGAGATGCCGGAGCGCGCGAAGTTCTGTCCGGAGTGCGGCACCGCGCGCGGCGGTTGA
- a CDS encoding MOSC domain-containing protein — translation MDAESPRIVSLRVGLPREWGRADAADPLERPWTSAIHKEPVRGPVWLSSTGLAGDGQADTRVHGGPEKAVLAYPLSHYDYWRERLSREDVDAGAFGENWVLSAGDESTVCIGDVLRVGGARVQVSQPRQPCWKPARRWRSKELSLLLQQTGRTGWYVRVLEEGHVQEGDVVELLERPFPAFSVAFANHAMHGHAPDAAAVLADCPLLTPGWRESLRRRAQGTRGDDQRRLLGPNGDV, via the coding sequence ATGGACGCCGAATCGCCCCGCATCGTGTCGCTGCGCGTGGGTCTGCCGCGCGAGTGGGGCCGCGCCGACGCGGCCGACCCGCTGGAGCGTCCCTGGACGAGCGCCATCCACAAGGAGCCCGTGCGCGGCCCGGTGTGGCTGTCGTCGACAGGCCTGGCGGGAGATGGCCAGGCGGACACGCGCGTCCATGGGGGCCCGGAGAAGGCCGTCCTCGCCTATCCGCTCTCGCACTACGACTACTGGCGCGAACGCCTGTCGCGCGAGGACGTCGACGCGGGCGCCTTCGGTGAGAACTGGGTGCTCTCCGCGGGCGACGAGTCCACCGTCTGCATCGGCGACGTGCTGCGGGTGGGCGGCGCGCGCGTGCAGGTCTCGCAGCCGAGGCAGCCGTGCTGGAAGCCCGCACGGCGCTGGCGGAGCAAGGAGCTGTCCCTGCTGCTCCAGCAGACCGGGCGCACCGGCTGGTACGTCCGCGTGCTGGAAGAGGGCCACGTCCAGGAGGGCGACGTGGTGGAGCTGTTGGAGCGTCCCTTCCCCGCCTTCAGCGTCGCGTTCGCGAACCACGCCATGCACGGGCACGCGCCGGATGCGGCGGCGGTCCTGGCCGACTGTCCCCTGCTGACGCCGGGCTGGCGCGAATCCCTGCGCCGCCGGGCCCAGGGCACGCGCGGGGACGACCAGCGCCGGCTGCTGGGGCCGAACGGCGACGTCTGA
- a CDS encoding acyl-CoA dehydrogenase — MSSSANHYIPNLRDIEFNLFEFLDIGRTSLGKAPFGDLDETAARQMLQAFATLCANELAPSFDEAEHTPPKLENGVVTLPPGLKKSMNAYFDAGMHLLEQPTHLGGLGAPPSLGWAAFELMVGANASLAFYTLGNLLARIVDRLGTDAQKRRFLPHMLEKRWGGTMVLTEPDAGSDVGAARTKARHVGGEIWEIEGVKRFITNGDSDMSENVIHMVLARPEGAAPGTKGLSLFVVPKFWVNEDGSLGERNGVVCTKLEKKMGLKGSVTCELTFGDGQPARGLLLGEVHDGIRQMFYIIEQARMAVGVKSMATLSAGYQRALAFSKERLQGADLMQARNKTAPRVPIFQHPDVRRMLMAQKAFAEGMRALCLYTASVQDTVEIKGGHRAMEAGEHDALNDMLLPLVKGYCSEKVYELLALSLQVHGGSGYLQDYPVEQYIRDQKIDTLYEGTTHIQALDLLMRKVAKDGGATLQGLLSRIRETAEGELGGGELQAERAALGKALGDLEQMLGTLLGKLGESVYHVGLQGNRVLAGVAEVVIGWLLVSHAGVALERMKANPGDRAFYVGKLASARWYCAEVLPGLAHAARMVEQGTLDLLDVPEESY; from the coding sequence ATGTCGTCGTCCGCGAACCACTACATCCCCAACCTGCGCGATATCGAATTCAACCTGTTCGAGTTCCTGGACATCGGCCGCACGTCCCTCGGGAAGGCGCCCTTTGGAGACCTGGACGAGACGGCCGCGCGGCAGATGCTGCAGGCGTTCGCCACGCTGTGCGCGAACGAGCTGGCGCCCTCCTTCGACGAGGCCGAGCACACGCCGCCCAAGCTGGAGAACGGCGTGGTGACGCTGCCGCCCGGCCTGAAGAAGTCGATGAACGCGTACTTCGACGCGGGCATGCACCTGTTGGAGCAGCCCACGCACCTGGGCGGCCTGGGCGCGCCGCCGTCGCTGGGCTGGGCCGCCTTCGAGCTGATGGTGGGCGCCAACGCGTCGCTGGCCTTCTACACGCTGGGCAACCTGCTGGCGCGCATCGTCGACCGGCTGGGCACGGACGCGCAGAAGCGCCGCTTCCTGCCGCACATGCTGGAGAAGCGCTGGGGCGGCACCATGGTGCTCACCGAGCCCGACGCCGGCAGCGACGTGGGCGCCGCGCGCACCAAGGCCCGCCACGTGGGCGGCGAAATCTGGGAGATCGAAGGCGTCAAGCGCTTCATCACCAACGGCGACTCGGACATGTCCGAGAACGTCATCCACATGGTGCTGGCGCGGCCGGAAGGCGCGGCCCCGGGCACCAAGGGCCTGTCGCTGTTCGTCGTCCCCAAGTTCTGGGTGAACGAGGACGGCAGCCTGGGTGAGCGCAACGGCGTGGTGTGCACCAAGCTGGAGAAGAAGATGGGGCTGAAGGGCTCCGTCACCTGCGAGCTGACGTTCGGCGACGGTCAGCCCGCGCGCGGCCTGCTGCTGGGCGAGGTGCACGACGGCATCCGCCAGATGTTCTACATCATCGAACAGGCGCGCATGGCGGTGGGCGTGAAGTCCATGGCCACGCTGTCGGCCGGCTACCAACGCGCGCTGGCCTTCTCCAAGGAGCGGCTCCAGGGCGCGGACCTGATGCAGGCGCGCAACAAGACGGCGCCGCGCGTGCCCATCTTCCAGCACCCGGACGTGCGCCGCATGCTGATGGCGCAGAAGGCGTTCGCGGAAGGGATGCGCGCGCTGTGCCTCTACACCGCGTCCGTGCAGGACACGGTGGAAATCAAGGGCGGCCACCGCGCCATGGAGGCGGGCGAGCACGACGCGCTCAACGACATGCTGCTGCCGCTGGTGAAGGGCTACTGCTCGGAGAAGGTGTACGAGCTCCTGGCGCTGTCGCTCCAGGTGCACGGCGGCTCCGGCTACCTGCAGGACTACCCGGTGGAGCAGTACATCCGGGACCAGAAGATCGACACGCTCTACGAGGGCACCACGCACATCCAGGCGTTGGACCTGCTGATGCGCAAGGTGGCGAAGGACGGCGGCGCGACGCTGCAGGGCCTGCTGTCGAGGATTCGCGAGACGGCGGAGGGCGAGCTGGGTGGTGGCGAGCTGCAGGCGGAGCGCGCCGCGCTGGGCAAGGCGCTGGGCGACCTGGAGCAGATGCTGGGCACGCTGCTGGGCAAGCTGGGCGAGTCCGTCTACCACGTGGGCCTGCAGGGCAACCGCGTGCTGGCCGGCGTGGCGGAGGTCGTCATCGGCTGGCTGTTGGTGAGCCACGCGGGCGTGGCCCTGGAGCGGATGAAGGCCAACCCGGGCGACCGCGCCTTCTACGTGGGCAAGCTCGCCAGCGCCCGCTGGTACTGCGCGGAGGTCCTCCCCGGCCTCGCCCACGCCGCGCGCATGGTGGAGCAGGGCACGCTGGACCTGCTGGACGTCCCCGAAGAGTCGTACTGA
- a CDS encoding slipin family protein, with the protein MSFFMRVDVGQHERAFVLVDEQPTRYLAPGRYRLTYPFKSVRIVRVATGLPLANLDTALLPLVPESDMQLVDLGADERALLFHRGRPLKWLGRGQHQVWTVERLPGRERKPGAPTVSVERVDTSHLAAEPLRDDVRALVPSNDYTEATATEGCVVLRYVDGALDAVLPAGRHAAWTVARKVQLSVIDLRERLLHVTGQEVMTKDRVTLRLNLSASFRVADARRLAVVARTPDDVLYLAMQLAAREAVAARTLDDLLASRDEVAAVLQTQVAERAASVGLEVLRFGIKDVVLPGEMKELLNRVIQAQKEAEANVITRREETAATRSLAQTAKVLAENPLMVRLKELEAYKDLAGKVGQVHLVLGEGAMPTLQLKQG; encoded by the coding sequence ATGAGCTTCTTCATGCGAGTGGATGTCGGGCAGCACGAGCGGGCGTTCGTCCTGGTGGACGAGCAGCCCACGCGCTACCTCGCCCCGGGTCGCTACCGGCTGACCTACCCCTTCAAGTCCGTGCGCATCGTGCGCGTCGCCACCGGCCTGCCGCTGGCGAACCTCGACACCGCCCTGCTCCCGCTCGTGCCCGAGTCCGACATGCAGCTCGTCGACCTCGGCGCCGACGAGCGCGCCCTCCTCTTCCACCGGGGCCGCCCGCTCAAGTGGCTCGGCCGCGGCCAGCACCAGGTGTGGACGGTGGAGCGCCTCCCGGGCCGTGAGCGCAAGCCCGGCGCCCCCACGGTGAGCGTGGAGCGCGTCGACACGTCCCACCTCGCGGCGGAGCCACTGCGCGACGACGTGCGCGCCCTCGTCCCCTCCAACGACTACACCGAGGCCACGGCCACCGAGGGCTGCGTGGTGCTGCGCTACGTCGACGGCGCGCTGGACGCGGTGCTGCCCGCCGGCCGTCACGCGGCGTGGACGGTGGCCCGCAAGGTCCAGCTCTCCGTCATCGACCTGCGCGAGCGGCTGCTCCACGTCACCGGCCAGGAGGTGATGACGAAGGACCGCGTCACCCTGCGCCTCAACCTGTCCGCGTCCTTCCGCGTGGCGGACGCGCGCCGGCTCGCCGTCGTCGCCCGCACGCCGGATGACGTCCTCTACCTCGCCATGCAGCTGGCGGCGCGAGAGGCCGTGGCCGCGCGCACGCTGGACGACCTGCTCGCCTCGCGCGACGAGGTCGCCGCCGTCCTCCAGACGCAGGTGGCCGAGCGCGCCGCCTCCGTGGGCCTGGAGGTCCTGCGCTTCGGCATCAAGGACGTCGTGCTGCCGGGTGAGATGAAGGAGCTGCTCAACCGCGTCATCCAGGCCCAGAAGGAGGCCGAGGCCAACGTCATCACGCGCCGCGAGGAGACGGCCGCCACCCGCTCCCTCGCGCAGACGGCGAAGGTGCTCGCGGAGAACCCGCTCATGGTGCGCCTCAAGGAGCTGGAGGCGTACAAGGACCTCGCCGGCAAGGTGGGCCAGGTCCACCTCGTGCTGGGCGAGGGCGCCATGCCCACGCTCCAGCTCAAGCAGGGCTGA
- the glgX gene encoding glycogen debranching protein GlgX has protein sequence MSREVWPGKPWPRGATFDGQGVNFAVFSQVATRIDVCLFDAANPAREIERLPLPEATDFVHHGYVPGLEPGTLYGLRVHGPYEPSRGHRCNPHKLLVDPYAKALHGDVDWKQPVFGYPLGNAQQDLARDERDSAAGMPRCVVVSDYFDWGNDRRPEVPWRKTVIYEAHVRGLTMRHPGVPEHLRGTYAGLASPPVIEHLQKLGVTSVELLPVHAFADDSFLNDKDLSNYWGYNTLGFFAPEAYYASRKTPGAAVAEFKAMVRSLHAAGLEVILDVVYNHTCEGNHLGPTLSLKGIDNASYYWLMPDARYYLDFTGCGNSVNASNPQAARLIVDSLRYWVNEMHVDGFRFDLATVLGRTGDGAFEPDAALFQILHQDPVLSRVKLIAEPWDVGLGGYQVGGFPAPWREWNGKYRDALRRYWKGDENLASELGYRLTGNSDLYAEARRKPQASINFVTAHDGFTLHDLVTYSQKHNEANGEHNRDGADDNQSWNCGVEGETDDAGIIALRERQKRNLLASLFLSTGVPMIVAGDEMGRTQRGNNNAYCQDNALSWVDWELDARDKQLLEFTRKLIQFRHGQPVLQRRRYFKGAHLWDSEHKDLTWFRPDGAEMVEEDWKKPFARSLAFLLGGDAIPTPDERGQRVIGDALLVLLNAHHEPVGFTLPPAASGQHWVLELYTADDTRGGEAAERRFELVGRSLAVFRQAPDGR, from the coding sequence ATGAGCAGGGAGGTCTGGCCCGGCAAGCCCTGGCCGCGTGGAGCGACGTTCGACGGCCAGGGCGTCAACTTCGCCGTCTTCTCGCAGGTGGCGACGCGCATCGACGTCTGCCTCTTCGACGCCGCGAACCCGGCGCGGGAAATCGAACGTCTCCCCCTGCCCGAGGCCACCGACTTCGTGCACCACGGCTACGTCCCCGGCCTGGAGCCCGGCACGCTGTACGGCCTGCGCGTCCACGGCCCCTACGAGCCGTCCCGGGGCCACCGGTGCAATCCCCACAAGCTGCTGGTGGACCCGTACGCCAAGGCCCTGCACGGCGACGTGGACTGGAAGCAGCCGGTGTTCGGCTATCCACTCGGGAACGCCCAGCAGGACCTGGCGCGCGACGAGCGCGACAGCGCGGCGGGCATGCCCCGGTGCGTGGTGGTGAGCGACTATTTCGACTGGGGCAATGACCGGCGCCCGGAGGTCCCCTGGAGGAAGACGGTCATCTACGAGGCGCACGTGCGTGGCCTCACCATGCGCCACCCCGGCGTGCCCGAGCACCTGCGCGGCACCTACGCGGGCCTCGCCTCTCCGCCCGTCATCGAACACCTCCAGAAGCTGGGCGTCACGTCGGTGGAGCTGTTGCCCGTGCACGCGTTCGCGGACGACTCGTTCCTGAACGACAAGGACCTGTCCAACTACTGGGGCTACAACACGCTCGGCTTCTTCGCGCCGGAGGCGTACTACGCCAGCCGCAAGACGCCGGGCGCGGCCGTGGCCGAGTTCAAGGCCATGGTGCGCTCACTGCACGCCGCGGGCCTCGAGGTCATCCTCGACGTCGTCTACAACCACACGTGCGAGGGCAACCACCTGGGGCCCACGCTGTCGCTCAAGGGCATCGACAACGCCAGCTACTACTGGCTGATGCCAGACGCGCGCTACTACCTGGACTTCACCGGGTGCGGCAACAGCGTCAACGCCTCCAACCCCCAGGCCGCGCGCCTCATCGTGGACAGCCTGCGCTACTGGGTGAACGAGATGCACGTGGACGGGTTCCGCTTCGACCTGGCCACGGTGCTGGGGCGCACGGGGGATGGCGCCTTCGAGCCGGACGCGGCGCTGTTCCAGATACTGCATCAGGACCCGGTGCTCAGCCGGGTGAAGCTCATCGCGGAGCCGTGGGACGTGGGGCTCGGCGGCTACCAGGTGGGCGGCTTCCCGGCGCCGTGGCGCGAATGGAACGGCAAGTACCGGGACGCGCTGCGGCGCTACTGGAAGGGCGACGAGAACCTCGCCAGCGAGCTGGGCTACCGGCTGACGGGCAACTCGGACCTGTACGCGGAGGCGCGGCGCAAGCCGCAGGCGAGCATCAACTTCGTCACCGCGCACGACGGCTTCACGCTGCACGATTTGGTGACGTACAGCCAGAAGCACAACGAGGCCAACGGCGAGCACAACCGCGACGGCGCGGACGACAACCAGTCGTGGAACTGCGGCGTGGAGGGCGAGACGGACGACGCGGGCATCATCGCCCTGCGCGAGCGGCAGAAGCGCAACCTGCTCGCCTCGCTCTTCCTGTCCACGGGCGTGCCCATGATTGTCGCGGGCGACGAGATGGGGCGCACGCAGCGGGGCAACAACAACGCCTACTGCCAGGACAACGCACTGTCCTGGGTGGACTGGGAGCTGGACGCGCGCGACAAGCAGCTCCTGGAGTTCACGCGCAAGCTCATCCAGTTCCGGCATGGCCAGCCGGTGTTGCAGCGCCGTCGCTACTTCAAGGGCGCGCACCTGTGGGACTCCGAGCACAAGGACCTGACGTGGTTCCGTCCGGACGGGGCGGAGATGGTGGAGGAGGACTGGAAGAAGCCCTTCGCGCGGTCGCTGGCGTTCCTCCTGGGCGGCGACGCCATCCCCACGCCCGACGAGCGCGGGCAGCGCGTCATCGGCGACGCCCTGCTGGTGCTGCTCAACGCGCATCACGAGCCGGTGGGCTTCACGCTGCCCCCGGCGGCCTCCGGGCAGCACTGGGTGCTGGAGCTGTACACGGCGGACGACACGCGCGGCGGGGAGGCGGCGGAGCGCCGGTTCGAGCTGGTGGGGCGCTCGCTGGCGGTGTTCCGGCAGGCCCCGGACGGAAGGTGA
- the bla gene encoding subclass B1 metallo-beta-lactamase: MPPCLPRSLVFCALLTLGTACTSTPDRATPATVDAASGSTGFPRYELSDDVTVRGIAPGVWLHETVAETQDFGRVAANGLLIEDGEASILVDTGWNAAQGALLTTWARETLHRPVRAAISTHFHEDRTGGIPALAGQGIPVHALELTAKLSSEQGLPVPGQTFTDSLALGPVELFFPGAGHARDNLVVWHAKSGVLFGGCFVKDAAATNLGNLSDADVSAWPASLERTLQRYPEARMVIPGHGEPGGPELLAHTRSLLR, from the coding sequence ATGCCCCCTTGCCTCCCCCGTTCGCTCGTCTTCTGCGCCCTGCTCACGCTGGGCACGGCCTGCACCTCGACGCCGGACCGCGCCACGCCGGCCACGGTGGACGCCGCCTCCGGTTCGACGGGCTTCCCGCGCTACGAGCTCTCCGACGACGTCACGGTGCGCGGTATCGCGCCGGGCGTGTGGCTGCACGAGACAGTGGCGGAGACGCAGGACTTCGGTCGCGTCGCGGCCAACGGCCTGCTCATCGAGGACGGTGAGGCGTCCATCCTCGTCGACACGGGTTGGAACGCCGCGCAGGGCGCGCTGCTCACCACGTGGGCGCGCGAGACGCTGCATCGCCCGGTGCGCGCCGCCATCTCCACCCACTTCCACGAGGACCGCACGGGCGGCATCCCCGCGCTCGCCGGGCAGGGCATCCCCGTCCACGCGTTGGAGCTGACCGCGAAGCTGTCCTCGGAGCAGGGCCTGCCCGTGCCCGGACAGACGTTCACGGACTCGCTGGCGCTGGGGCCGGTGGAGCTGTTCTTCCCCGGTGCCGGCCACGCTCGGGACAACCTCGTCGTGTGGCACGCGAAGAGCGGCGTGCTCTTCGGTGGCTGCTTCGTGAAGGACGCGGCGGCGACGAACCTGGGCAACCTGTCGGACGCGGATGTGTCCGCGTGGCCGGCGAGCCTGGAGCGCACGCTCCAGCGCTACCCGGAGGCGCGCATGGTCATCCCTGGCCACGGCGAGCCCGGCGGGCCGGAGCTGCTCGCGCATACACGGTCCCTGCTGCGCTGA
- a CDS encoding Erp protein: protein MRKDIQGRWLWAGVISGALALGTACSSTEAPVMVAQTDPTATQPGTTQPGTGGAGTTTTTPTPVPDPQPANSTPGVVPATPTQQDTTNPGATQPGTTTQPGTTQPGPGGPGTTTTAPGMATTPGTTTTTPGTTTTLPGTTTTMPGTTTTLPGTTTTLPGTDAGVGVGVGGSGVNSTTTLPSNPDDNTSGTFLPPTGGSVIDGGTGF from the coding sequence ATGAGGAAGGACATCCAGGGACGGTGGCTGTGGGCGGGCGTCATCTCGGGCGCGCTGGCGCTGGGCACGGCCTGCAGCTCCACGGAGGCGCCGGTGATGGTCGCGCAGACCGACCCCACGGCGACGCAGCCCGGCACCACGCAGCCCGGCACGGGCGGCGCGGGCACCACGACCACCACGCCCACCCCTGTGCCGGACCCGCAGCCGGCCAACTCGACGCCGGGCGTCGTCCCCGCCACGCCCACCCAGCAGGACACGACCAACCCCGGCGCGACGCAGCCGGGCACCACGACGCAGCCGGGCACCACGCAGCCTGGCCCAGGCGGCCCGGGCACCACGACCACCGCGCCGGGCATGGCCACCACGCCGGGCACGACCACCACCACGCCGGGCACGACCACCACCCTGCCGGGTACGACCACCACCATGCCGGGCACGACCACCACCCTGCCGGGCACGACCACCACCCTGCCAGGCACCGACGCGGGCGTGGGCGTGGGCGTGGGCGGCTCCGGCGTGAACAGCACCACCACCCTGCCCAGCAACCCCGACGACAACACGTCCGGGACGTTCCTGCCGCCCACGGGGGGCTCCGTGATCGACGGCGGCACGGGCTTCTGA